In Myxococcus stipitatus, the following are encoded in one genomic region:
- a CDS encoding 4Fe-4S single cluster domain-containing protein, translated as MASTADVTSQGPMLRVAQQVPRTEAEGPGHRFALWLQGCPLRCPGCCNPEMFALERGTLMSVESLAERVLATPGIEGFTLLGGEPFAQPGPAADLCERLRAAGLSTMVFSGYTLAELKARANPDVERLLAALDLLVDGRYEKDLPETRRRWIGSSNQVMHFLTPRYSPEDPAFTSPNTAEVHFVEGRLVINGWPALADRLRP; from the coding sequence ATGGCTTCGACGGCGGACGTGACCTCCCAAGGCCCGATGCTCCGGGTCGCTCAGCAGGTTCCCCGCACCGAGGCGGAGGGCCCCGGGCACCGGTTCGCGCTGTGGCTCCAGGGGTGTCCGCTGCGCTGCCCCGGGTGCTGCAATCCGGAGATGTTCGCCCTGGAGCGCGGCACGCTCATGAGCGTGGAGTCTCTCGCCGAGCGGGTGCTGGCGACCCCGGGCATCGAGGGCTTCACGCTCCTGGGCGGAGAGCCCTTCGCGCAGCCTGGCCCCGCCGCGGACCTCTGCGAGCGGCTGAGGGCCGCGGGGCTCAGCACCATGGTCTTCAGCGGCTACACGCTCGCTGAGCTGAAGGCACGGGCGAATCCCGACGTGGAGCGGCTGCTCGCGGCCCTGGACCTGCTGGTGGATGGGCGGTACGAGAAGGACCTGCCGGAAACGCGCCGGCGGTGGATTGGTTCGAGCAACCAGGTCATGCACTTCCTCACGCCTCGCTATTCACCCGAGGACCCGGCGTTCACCTCGCCCAACACGGCGGAGGTCCACTTCGTCGAGGGCCGGCTCGTCATCAACGGCTGGCCCGCGCTCGCGGACCGTCTTCGCCCATGA
- a CDS encoding AAA family ATPase yields MSQRIPEESLPTELTPFGAVEAAYPLELERVREALLRGLPVMVEADKELTPYFYKCLRDRLKKDGKQFLYLDGRAASEPPPGMPAPSMMATLIGQLRDAVRGAVRERIVVLPHLDLLTTSSGGLTSEAREVIPLLYENPEMVWVGFKDPSFPLPRVIENLFPHKESILGVSRDRLRFLVTQRECRKFGRGLQPYALYKHVSGVNAVRLRRLLGAITGEDYPSDTRPAYAQLRSATLSGSLNVPELDLHGDIGGYGKVKERLQREILDVLAHKDTLTDGEAVKRVEGLLPRGMIFWGPPGTGKTLFAKAMASSLGAAVLVVSGPELKSRWVGESEENLRQIFVRARQAAPSIIIFDELDSFASARGTFTGSGVEHSMVNQLLTEMDGFRKDELVFVVGTTNFVESLDPALLRPGRFEFQLCIPYPNSTDRRAILSIYDKKLALGMTERALDYAVKRTGDRVEGTGTRFSGDHIQALCRALARRRLRDATQAPTEPVDVERALTDFLDRPELTPSEEKVVATHEAGHAICALFCPSAPAIDRISIRGDLAGMLGFVQYADPAHRYVVTRGQLLDSICMLFGGREAEALLLDDLSIGSAHDLERATEIARELVELLGMGGKGVPVRRFDAPGRDADRHALSDATRGTLEAAVQEVLEVQRARARDILHREKPRLVALRDLLLERKVLDREAFAHLAPTMAPTKEPAHG; encoded by the coding sequence ATGAGTCAGCGCATTCCGGAGGAGTCCCTCCCGACGGAGCTGACGCCCTTCGGGGCCGTGGAGGCCGCCTATCCCCTGGAGCTGGAGCGCGTCCGCGAGGCGCTGCTGCGCGGGCTGCCGGTGATGGTGGAGGCCGACAAGGAGCTGACGCCCTACTTCTACAAGTGCCTGCGCGACAGGCTGAAGAAGGACGGCAAGCAGTTCCTCTACCTGGATGGCCGCGCGGCCTCCGAGCCCCCACCGGGCATGCCCGCCCCCAGCATGATGGCCACGCTCATCGGCCAGCTCCGCGACGCGGTGCGAGGCGCGGTGCGTGAGCGAATCGTCGTGCTCCCCCACCTGGACCTGCTCACCACCAGCAGCGGCGGACTGACGTCCGAGGCGCGCGAGGTCATCCCGCTGCTGTACGAGAACCCGGAGATGGTCTGGGTGGGCTTCAAGGACCCGTCCTTTCCCCTGCCCCGCGTCATCGAGAACCTGTTCCCTCACAAGGAGAGCATCCTCGGGGTGAGCCGCGACCGGCTGCGCTTCCTGGTGACCCAGCGCGAGTGCCGCAAGTTCGGCCGGGGTCTCCAGCCGTATGCGCTCTACAAGCACGTGTCCGGCGTGAACGCGGTGCGGCTGCGCAGGTTGCTCGGGGCCATCACGGGGGAGGACTATCCCAGTGACACGCGGCCCGCGTACGCACAGCTCCGGTCGGCCACGCTGAGTGGCTCGCTCAACGTGCCGGAGCTGGACCTGCACGGGGACATCGGCGGCTACGGCAAGGTGAAGGAGCGGTTGCAGCGGGAGATTCTCGACGTCCTCGCGCACAAGGACACGCTGACGGACGGCGAGGCGGTGAAGCGAGTGGAGGGCTTGCTTCCTCGCGGCATGATCTTCTGGGGCCCTCCGGGCACGGGAAAGACGCTCTTCGCCAAGGCCATGGCGTCCTCGCTGGGCGCGGCGGTGCTGGTGGTGAGTGGCCCGGAGCTGAAGAGCCGCTGGGTCGGCGAGAGCGAGGAGAACCTCCGGCAGATCTTCGTGCGCGCGCGGCAGGCGGCGCCCAGCATCATCATCTTCGACGAGCTCGACTCGTTCGCGTCGGCGCGAGGCACGTTCACCGGCTCCGGCGTGGAGCACTCCATGGTGAACCAGCTCCTCACGGAGATGGATGGCTTCCGCAAGGACGAGCTCGTCTTCGTGGTGGGCACCACCAACTTCGTGGAGTCGCTGGACCCCGCGCTCCTGCGTCCCGGGCGCTTCGAGTTCCAGCTCTGCATCCCCTACCCCAACAGCACGGACCGCCGGGCCATCCTGTCCATCTACGACAAGAAGCTGGCCCTCGGAATGACGGAGCGCGCGCTGGACTACGCGGTGAAGCGCACGGGCGACCGCGTGGAAGGCACGGGCACGCGCTTCTCCGGTGACCACATCCAGGCCCTCTGCCGTGCCCTGGCGCGGCGCAGGCTGCGCGACGCGACGCAGGCCCCCACCGAGCCCGTGGACGTGGAGCGAGCCCTCACCGACTTCCTGGACCGGCCGGAGCTCACGCCCTCCGAGGAGAAGGTCGTCGCCACCCATGAGGCGGGCCACGCCATCTGCGCGCTGTTCTGCCCCAGCGCTCCGGCCATCGACCGCATCAGCATCCGCGGAGACCTCGCGGGGATGCTCGGCTTCGTGCAGTACGCGGACCCCGCACATCGCTACGTCGTCACACGAGGCCAGCTCCTGGACAGCATCTGCATGCTCTTCGGCGGGCGGGAGGCGGAGGCGTTGCTGCTGGACGATTTGTCCATCGGCAGCGCGCACGACCTGGAGCGCGCCACGGAGATTGCGCGCGAGCTGGTGGAGCTCCTGGGCATGGGCGGCAAGGGTGTGCCGGTTCGCCGGTTCGATGCTCCCGGCAGGGACGCGGATCGCCACGCGCTCTCGGACGCGACGCGCGGCACGCTGGAAGCCGCCGTGCAGGAGGTGCTGGAGGTCCAGCGCGCGCGGGCCCGGGACATCCTGCATCGAGAGAAACCCCGCCTCGTCGCGCTGAGAGACTTGCTGCTCGAGCGCAAAGTGCTGGACCGCGAGGCCTTCGCCCACCTCGCTCCCACGATGGCCCCCACGAAGGAGCCCGCTCATGGCTAG